The nucleotide window TCTATGTATGATAATAAAGTGTTATCGTCGTGACAATATCCAACAAATTATCAGGGAATCTCCTGCAATGAATCGGGACATTCCCTAATACCCCCGGAGACGTTCCCTTTCCTATAATAAAAGTATCACGAATTTTAAACAAAGAATGCATATAGAACTAATACTTTCCGGTTGCAATTGTGTTTAGCCTTCTCGTCGTGACGCCTTTGTGGACGTTTATGCCACAATAAATGGGGTATACAATGATTAGTCCTGTCAAAATTTCAACCATTCGGTTATCCCTGAACTGTGTGTATCCCTATATTTTTAGTACAAAACAAAAAGCGCTCGGCGCAACTTATTTTAAAAACGTTTTGTGCCCTGAGCGCAGCGAAAGGAATGGCTATAACCATGTACAAACAAATACTGGCCGTCGTTGATGGGTCCGAGCAATCGAATCAAGCATTAAAAAAAGCAAGCCGCACTGCTGAACGACATGGTGCCGGCCTTGTCATTGGTCATGTGCTTGACACGCGCAGTTTTTCAAGAGCAAGCCCATATGGGGATTCCCTGTGGAATGAAATCCAAAAGAGCGCAGATGAATTACTGGAAAATAGTAAAAAGCAAGCCGAAACGTTTGGGGTAAAAAATGTCCAAACGGTTGTTTCCTCCGGGAACCCCCGGGTTGAAATCCCGGAAAGATTCGTCGATGAATATGGCGTAGATTTATTAGTTGTTGGAGGAAGCGGGTTGAACACGGTGGAACGGATATTGGTTGGGAGCGTAACGGAAGCGTGTGTACGTCGGTCATCCAGCGATGTTCTTACCGTTAAAGATGAGTCGGAGGAAAACTCGTATCGAAACATTCTTGTGGCCGTGGACGGTTCCGAGCAATCGGAGCAAGCGTTGGAAAAAGCGATTAATGTCGCAAAAACACACGGAGCGACGCTTAAAATCGCGCATGTAGTCGAAGTCCAAGGAGGGCCTTATACCTATGATTTTCTAGTGATGCAACGAATCGAAGAATCCGATAAAGATACTGAACAAAAGGAAATGCTGGAAAAATACAAACAAAAGGCAGAGGAGCAAGGAGTCGAGGATGTCGAGACCATTCTCCATTACGGAAACCCACGGTTGGAAGTGCCAAACACGCTAACCGTTCAAAATGACATCGACTTGCTCGTCACTGCGGCGACCGGGCGTGGTGCATTGAAACGGTTTTTCACCGGCAGTGTGGCCCATGCTTCCATTCATCACACACCTGCTGATATTCTCACGGTGAGAACATAATGGCTGCGCGATGTGAAGAGCAAGATATCCAAAAAGGGGGAAAACCATTGGTACAGTACACAGATCAATTTGCGGCTACGGGAAGACCAGTGGCTGAAGGGGCAAGGGGAGCAGTGACTTCTCCGCATTATTTAGCGACACAGGCAGGAAAAAAAATCCTTGAAAAAGATGGGCATGCAGTCGATGCGGCGATTGCCGTTAATTCTGTCCTCTGTGTCGTTCTCCCGCATATGTCAGGATTGGGTGGCGATTTGTTTTCGCTCGTCTGGGACCAGTCCGAAAATAAAGTTCAAGCCTTAAACGGTAGCGGTTCCTCGGGCAGCCAAGTAACAAGGTCTGTTTACATACAGAAGGATCTTGACAAAATTCCGGAACGCGGACCTTTATCAGCAAACACCGTTCCCGGTACCGTCGATGCATGGTGGGCCCTTCATCAATGCTACGGAAAGGTGGAATGGGCTGCATTATTTGAAGATGCGATTTATTATGCAGAAAATGGGTTTCCACTCACGGAGAAAACGAGCAAATTTATTGCGGAAAAAGCGGATATTTTAAGTGCTTACCCAGAGACGAAGAAAACGTTCTTTGTTAATGGATCCCCTATACAAGCAGGTGAGATTTTTGTTCAGCCTGACTTGGCATGGTCTTTCAAGCAAATCGCTAGAGATGGCAGAAAGGCTTTTTATGAAGGAGTGATTGCGGATAAAATCATCGCTTCTTTGGAAAAGCATGGCGGTTTATTAGTCAAAAAAGATTTTGAGGATCATCAAGTCGACTGGGAAGATCCGATTTCTACGAATTATAGGGGATACGACGTTTATCAAGTGAAGCCAAATACACAAGGCATTGCCGTGCTTATGATGTTTAATATGCTTGAGAGCTATGATATGACTTCGATTGGCGATGGGACAACCGATTATTATCATCTATTGGCAGAGACCGCCAAATTAAAGTTTCGATATAGGGATGAATGGGTGACAGATTCGAGATCGATCACCATTCCTTACGACTTATTACTCTCAAAAAGCCTTTCTAAAAAAGTACGCACCCATTTGTCATGGGAAGAAGTTTATAGCCTCGATGATTTGGAAGAACTTCCGGAAATACAAGGGAGCCGGGATACCGTATACCTTAGTGTTGCTGATGGAGAGGGCAATGGCGTTTCTCTGATTCAAAGCATCTACCATGAGTTTGGTTCCGGGTTTATACCGGAAGGGAGCGGTATTCTATTACAAAATCGCGGATCGTACTTCAGTCTTAAAGAGGATCATATAAACACTTTAGAACCGAATAAACGTACATTTCACACGATTATTCCTGCAATGGCCTTAAAGGATGGCAAGCTTTTTATGTTGTTCGGATCAATGGGCGGTGAGGGACAGCCGCAAACCCAGTGTGCCCTATTTACTCGAGTCGTTGATTTCGGTTATAACATGCAACAGGCCATTGAAGCCCCTCGTTGGTTGTACGGGAAAACATGGGGTGCGGACAGTACGACACTGAAACTGGAAGAAAGAATATCCGCCAAGACAATGGATGAACTGATCGATCGAGGCCACACGGTAGAAAAAGTAGAAGCCTACTCCCAACTGATGGGACATGCGCAAGGAATTGTCGTTGATCATGATCGCGGAGTATACGCCGCCGGTGCAGATCCGCGCGGAGATGGCATAGCCTTGAGCTGGTAAGGAGTTCCCCTTTTAAACCAATGGGGGAAAGCAAAATAAGGCAAGGCAAGGAGTTCCTTGTCTTGCCGTCAAAAATCCTATTTCATCATAATGAGGGAGGACTCCCGATTGGAAAGTAATTTACCGGTAGATCTCTTGCACTGGTCGCTTGCAATTGCCCCAATGATATTGCTCCTATTGATGCTTGTCGTTTTTAGGTGGTCCGGCGGTACCTCGGGCTGGATCGCGATGGGGATTGCGGCATCTCTATCTATTTTTATATTCCAGGCCCCTTTCGATAATGTGGCGGTTGGATTTGGAAAAGGCCTATGGGAGGCTTTTTATATTTTGCTCGTCGTATGGACAGCGTTATTGCTTTATCGTACGACCGAGCAATCAGGATCATTCAAAGTGATCAGGCATGAGATACAAAACTATAGTGAAAATTATCTGTTTCTAGTGCTTGGATTTGGCTGGGTTTTTTCCTCTTTCCTGCAAGGTGTGGCAGGCTTTGGAGCCCCGATTGCGATTGTTGCCCCTCTTTTGGTCGGTATAGGTGTAAAGCCGATTCCCGCGATCGTTATCCCTTTAATCGGGCATGCCTGGGGAAAAATGTTTGGGACCCTTGCCCTTGGGTGGATCGCGACGACAAATGTCGTACATATTGAAAATCAAGTATTGACGCTTTTCTATACGGGCGTATTGTTATGGATCCCCATTGCCATTGGCGGTTTTATGATCTGTTGGATATTTGCAAAGGGCAAAGGGATCAAAGAGGGCTGGATTGCTGTTGTTGTCATTTCCTTGATACAAGGCGGTGGCCAACTTGCCCTTGTAACAGTTACCCCCGAATTAAGTGCGTTTATTCCTGCCACCTTGGCTTTAGGTGCCCTATTCCTACTGGGAAGAATGAAACGCTACAGTCAGAAAACAGGTCTGGAGAAGGAGACGACGATTCTTAAAGAAATGGATGACGACGAAGAAGGCAAACCGGACATTTCTCTTCATAAGGCATTTATGCCTTATTATGTGTTATCGGTCATATCGATTATCGGTATAGGAATAACGCCGGTCCAAGACTTTTTAAATCAATTTTCATTCGGATTTTCCTTCCCTGCAGTCGAAACGGGCTACGGTTTTGGGGTGGAGGCAGAAGAAGCTTACAACCCTATGGCTCCTTTCACCCATCCGGCATTCTTTTTGCTCCTATCATCTGTTTTCGCCTACATTTGGTATAAATATTTAGGGTTAATGAAAAAGGGGTCGATTAAAAATATATCTACAGGAGTGAAGAATGAGGCTTTAGGCGCAACCTTTTCGTTAACAGGATTTTTGGCCATGGCCATGATTATGGAAAATTCCGGTCAGACGAATGTGATCGCATTTGGGATTGCAGAAGTTTCAACGCCGGCTGTTTATGTTGGGATGGCAAATGTCATCGGAATCGTGGGGGCATTTATGACTTCGTCGAATACTTCATCGAATGTGCTTTTTTCTCCGCTGCACGGTGCAGTGGTTGACTCGATGGAACGTCTTTCTTTGCCACTTGTAATCGCGGCTCAATCCACCGGTGGGGCAATCGGAAATGTCATTGCGCCTGCCAATGTTATTCTCGGCACGAGTACGACAGGAGCACAGGGGAGAGAGTCCGAGGTTTATAGATCCGCGTTTGCCTTTTTATTAATTGTTGGTGTGATTGTTTCTGCAGTATCGATACTGTTCCACTTGTTGTTTGGTTAATAATAGGTGTTTCAGCGTGCGATGGAACTTCAGCAAGAAAAACCTCCTCTTGAGAGAGGGGGGCCGAACTTCAAAATCCCGATGCTTTAGCCGAGGGAGAGGCAAGCAAGCTTCGGTGAATGCCCAGCGCTATAGTTAAGAGAGAGGATTCTTCCTATGGAAAATCATTTACCAGTAGATCTCTTGCATTGGTCGCTCGCAATTGCCCCAATGATACTGCTCCTATTGATGCTTGCCGTTTTTAAATGGTCCGGCGGTATCTCGGGATGGATCGCCATGGGCGTTGCAACATTAGTTTCGTTTTTTATATTCCAAGCCCCTCTTGAAAATGTGGCAGTTGGATTTGGAAAGGGCATTTGGGAAGCTTTTTATATTTTGCTTGTTATATGGACGGCGCTATTGCTCTACCATACGACAGAGCGATCGGGATCATTTCGAGTGATCAGACATGAGATACAAAGTTATAGTGAAAACTATTTGTTTTTAGTGCTTGGATTTGGTTGGGTATTTGCCTCTTTCCTACAAGGCGTGGCGGGTTTTGGGGTGCCGGTTGTCGTTGTTGCTCCTCTTTTAATAGGAATAGGTGTTAAACCGATTGCCGCTATTGTCATCCCGTTAATCGGACATGCTTGGGCAAATACGTTTGGCACGCTTGGTGTTGCATGGATTGCAACCACAAATGTCGTGCACATTGAGAATCAAGTATTAACGCTTCTTTATACAGGCATATTGCTATGGATCCCAAATATTATTGCCGGGTTTGCGATCTGTTGGATATTTGCAAAGGGCAGAGGAATCAAAGAGGGCTGGATTGCTGTTGTTGTCATTTCCTTGATACACGGCGGCGGCCAGCTTGCCATTGTAACTTTTAATCCTGAATTGAGTGCATTTATCCCTGCCACTTTGGCTATAGGCGCTCTTTTCTTGCTGGAAAAAAGAACGGAAAGATATAGTCGAAAGACTGGTTTGGAGAAGGAAACAACGATTCTTAAAAAAATGGATGAAGAGGAAAAAGACAAACCGGCCATTTCACTCCATCAGGCATTTATGCCTTATTATGTATTATCCGTATCAACGGTTATCATGTTAGGAATAACGCCGATGCAAGATTTTTTGAATCAATTTTCATTTGGATTTTCTTTTCCTGCAGTCGAAACGGGCTATGGATTTCAGGTGGAGGCACAGGAGGCCTATAACCCCATGGCGCCTTTAACTCATCCGGCATTCTTTTTGCTCCTGTCATCTGCTTTCGCATACATTTGGTATAAATATTTGGGTTTAATGGAAAAGGAAGCGAAGAAAAATATAGTTACCGGTGCAAAAAATAATGCTTTAGGTGCAACTTTTGCGATAACAGGATTTATGACGATGGCGATGATTATGGAAAACTCCGGCCAGACGAATGTGATTGCATTTGGCATTGCAGAAGTTTCGTCACCGGCTGTTTATACTGCTATAGCAAGTGTAATCGGAATTGTTGGTTCCTTTATGACTTCATCCAACACCTCATCAAATGTGCTTTTTGCTCCTCTGCATGGTGCAGTGGCAGATTCGATGGAGCGTCTTTCCTTCCCTCTTGTGATCGCAACCCAGTCCGCCGGTGGGGCCATCGGAAATATTATTGCACCCGCCAATGTCATTCTTGGCACGAGTACGGCAGGTGCACAGGGGAGGGAGGCCGAGGTTTATAGAATTACGATTGTCTTTGTGTTCGTTGTGGGAGTAACTGTTTCCACAGCAGTGGTGTTGCTCCACTTTATATTTGGATAAAAAGGCTTCAGAGTTAGTCTCAAATCTGGTCATCTCTGTGATACACTACTATGAGAATTGTTCTTGGTTATTAGAAAAAAAGGAGGCAAACACATGTATAAGCAAATTCTTGTCGTCGTTGACGGGTCCGAGCAATCGGATCAAGCATTAGAAAAAGCAAGCCGCACTGCTGAACGATATGGTGCCGGTCTCGTCATCGGCCACGTCATTGACACGCGCAGTTTTCCAAAACTAAGTCTATATGGGGATAACCTGTGGGATGAGATCAAAAAGAGCGCAGATGAATTGGTTGAAAATAGTAAAAAGCAAGCGGAAGCACTTGGGATAAAGGATATCCAAACAATTGTGAAGTCAGGGAATCCCCGGGTTGAAATCCCGAAAACACTCGTCGATGAATATGACGCAGATTTATTAGTTGCCGGGGGGAGCGGGTTGAATACAACCGAAAGGATATTGGTTGGAAGCGTAACGGAAGCTAGTGTACGCCGGTCGGCAAGCGATGTGCTTACCGTTAAAGGTGAGGCGGATGCAACTTTATATCGGAACATCCTCGTGGCCGTGGACGGTTCCGAGCAATCGGAACAAGCATTGGCTAAGGCGATCGATGTGGCAAAGATAGCAGAAGCAACCCTTAAAATCGCGCATGTGGTTGAAGTACAGGGGGGCCCTTATACTTATGGGGCATTAGAGATGCAAAAGCATGAATCGGATGGGGAAGCACCGGATAAAGATACTGAACAGCAGGAAATGTTAGGAAAATACAAGCGAAAGGCGGAGGATGAAGGGGTAAAAGATGTTGAAACAATTCTCTATTACGGGAACCCTCGGACGGAAATTCCGCGTACCCTTACAGTTGAAAACGACATCGACTTGCTCGTTACCGCGGCAACCGGACGAGGTGCAATGAAACGGCTCTTTACCGGCAGTGTGGCCCATGCCTCCGTTCACCACGCGCCTTCCGATATTCTTACGGTAAGAAATGGATGACTTGAGTCTAGTGCAGGGTGGTTGGGAGCAGCCGTCAAGGCTGAGAATCTAATGGAGTGAGAGTCTCCTATTGTCAATTGACCGATTCAGACAATTAGCATATCCGATGCGTGAGGAGGTAACAAATCACGTTCTGCTCGGAAGTAAAAGTCGCGGCGGCCTGTATGACACAGAGAATGCAAGGTCAAAACAGCCTGTGCGGCGAGCAAACCTAGAGGCCAGAAGGCTTTAACGAATACTGCAGTCCTGAAAATGCACCCCTTCAGAAGCTGTTGAAGGGATAATGCGATTCGCCGACCTGTTCAGCCACTGGGGAAGGCCGAAGTCCTGTGGGAAGAAACGGTCAAAGGCACCACAGGAGAAGCCGGGATATGGGTTCTGGCATCTAGGGAAAGATTTTCAGAGATAACGACGGGAAGGTCCTACTTCCAGCTGGGACGACAACAACCAGCAAAGACCGGTCATATAAGGTAACAACGAAAGTGAACGGAGGATTTAGGATTGACGCATGAGGTCGTAGTAGCGAGGAGGAAGGGGTAATGCCCTTCTAAGGGTTTGTACATCCTTCAGCTTATGGTAACGCCGTGAGTTGAGCGAAGGGCCTCTGGGCACTTGGATGCTTTGAGGGCAAAGGACACAGAGACTTTAACAACCCAATAGGAAAGCTCATGGATGAGTAAACTTGTTATCAATGGGGGAACGTGGGTGTCGTCACTTAAGCCTGGGGTGACGAAGGAAGGCTCATTTATGATTGATCCAAGGTCAGAACCGGACTCGGGAAATCCGACCGTCCGGGATCGTAGGGGGGGCTTCAGGAAACGTGGCCAATTTGGTGCGCGCGCCTGACTATCTATCCCGACAAAATTTCCTGTTTCCCTAAGCATGCAACAAGCAACGATTCGTGCCCTAACGACTTCCGCTATCCCGCGTTAGGGCACGAATACTTATTTTGACACCATAATTATAGATGGTCGCCGTTTATTTACGACGTGGTGCACTAATTAATTCTAATGTACGTATGACGTTACCTTTTGCTAGATGAGCAATAAACCATTCATATCAAGGATTTTTATTTGTTTATTCGTGAGCTGTTGAATGACCCCTTGATCTTCAAGAACAGAAAGTCTGCGGCTAATCGTTTCAGGGGTGGTGCCCAAATAGGAGGCGAGGTCAGCTCTGGTCATTGGCAGTTCAAGTACCTCATTAATATTTTCCCTAATTGCCCATAGACGTTGATTGCCAGTAGACCTTGATGCTGATGGAATCGATCTTCGATTTTTTTGCGCAACCCACACAAGAAATGGGGTGAATGTCAAAAACGGCTTTTTTCATCTTTTATGCATCCTTTCCGGTTTTTTCTGAATTCTATTGAAATTGAAAAACCATCGTTAGAATCAAAATTAGACTGTGGGCGGCATGATGGAAAGCAGCGAGGTTGATTGGGCTAAACCCATCCGAAACATAAAAATGGCGGACGAGTGCAATGGCAACGAGAAGGGAAGCGATGACCAAAAGGGATTGGAAGATGAGCAAGCTACTCGTGTAGGCAGCAGCCAAGATAGCGATGAGTAGACGTATGGCATTTCTCTTGCCGATACGGATTGGCACCGTTCGACGCGTGGTGCTGTCTTTTTGGATATCACGAATATTATTCGTCAAGATCATGAGGCCTAAACTGGATAGGGATCGTTTCCCGGCAGAATAGCAATAACCGATCATGAGACCGACAACTCCGATGGGGATAATCCAAAAACTGCTCTTTGACGCGAGCCAAAGCGTTAGTGCGGAAACGAGCATCGTGAGTGCGATAGAAACATAAGGCACTTGTGCGTAGTGCGGTCCTCTAAGAGTGGCGGTATTCTTTAATGCCTCCCATTTCCCTTCTTCTTGGCCTTTCATATAATCAAAATAATCATTTAGCATGTTAACGGCTGCCTGGATCAGCAAGCTTGTGACGATTAGAACAATAAAAAGAAGAATATTAATCTCTACATACTGGGCCGCTAGTAATGTGCCGGCGGTAACAGACATGATCGAGCCTGTTAATGTCGGCGGGCGAATCATCCGAAACCAGGTTGCGTGATAGATATAGGCATCGGACATTTCCTTGTAACCGAATAATTGTGCCACTTTATCAACACTTCCTTTTTTACAGCATTACCATCAGGGTCAAAAGAATCGCAAACCCGAGTCCTTCGACGCTTTCCACTAGAGCCAAGATGATAAGCGCACGGTTTAACGGGCGGACGTGCCCCCTTTCAGCAGCCGTCCATAAACGGTTATTGGATAACATGTTTAATCCTCGACGGTAGCCGACAAAAGTACCTCATAGCAGCGTTAAAATACCGGTGATAAGCGCGGCGAGCCAAAGATTTCCATAGGTAGTGTGCCAGAGCGTGTCCCAACTTGTTATCGGTCCGAGAACGGTTCCGAGCACTGTGCCTGTCAAAATAACGCCAACCCCTGCCAAAGTAAAAAATGATGGCTATGTTTAATATAGCGGCGAGTGTTCGTCGCTGCTCCTGAATAGCAAATCTTTTTACCGCGGGAAATACGTCCCATCCGATGAAGAGCAATCCTCCTACCCAAATGATTGCGAGGAAAATATGCACCCATAGCACCGTTTGAAAGATTGACCAGCTCATGAATGAAGCCCCCTTCACTTTCATTATGAGGAAAAAGGATTGGTTTTTCCTTGATGGAGATCAAGTTTTACAGTGTGGAAAGCAGGCGCGTTGATTTACCTTAAAATACCTCCTGGTATGATGCTCAGTATCAGATAAGTCCTTTGGAACACGATCTGCGGACTCAAAGCGTTGCACTGAAGCCAGATGGGTCTTCAGGCTCGGGTTTTGGGGACTCAGAATGGCTCCCGACCTCCAAATTAGTTCACAAATGTAATAAAACACGGATTCTTGGTGAAATTTGGATAATCAACGTGCCTGTGTGGAAAGGTTTTTAGCGGCAAGAATAAAGACTTCAAAGTGAGTTAGAAAATAATACTGAACGTGGTATAATGAAAAGAAACGACAGGAGAATAAACATGCGTCCAAAACTGCTGAAGCGGGTGTCCCTTGATCGATTAATGGACCTAAAAGTTGACTATGCGTTTAAACAGCTGTTCGGAAGTGAGAAAAATAAAGAGATAACCGTCGTTTTCTTAAATGCTGTTCTTCAACGAAACGAACATCACCGCATTAAAGAAATCGCGTTCGCAAATGTGGAAAACGCCGCCGATTATGAGGAAGACAAAGAGTCACGTCTTGATATCGTTGCCGTAACGGATGCCAATGAGTGGATCAATATTGAAATTCAATTTTCGAACAAATACGATATGGTTAAAAGATCGCTGTACTATTGGTCGGGGTTGTACCAAAAGCAACTAACCAGACGAATGTCATATACTCAGTTACAACCGGTGATCGCGATTAATATCATGAATTTTGATTTATTCAAAGAAATGGATCGTTTCCACACGTCCTATCGCCTGTATGAAGACCATGATCACACCCTGCTTACGGACGTTATGGAATTTCACTTTCTCGAAATGCCAAAGTTGATTCGTGCTTGGAAGGAAGACAAATTAGATCCGTGGAATGATATGTTGGCACGTTGGCTGTTGTTATTAGGGATTGTCGATCATCGCAAAAATAAGGTCTATGAAGATATTTATAAAAAATTGGAGGAGATCGCCATGGAAGATGAAACCCTTCGGAATGCGTTTCAAGATTGGGAAACGTTAAGTGCATCGCAGGAAGAATGGCTCGCCTATGAAGGCCGACTCAAACGGGTGTTGGATGATGAATCTGCGCGCATAGATTCGGAAATTCGAGAGAAAGAAGCACGAAAAGAAGGAGAAAAAGAGGGCCGACAAGAAGGACATAAAGAAGGACGACACGAAGGGCGACAAGAAGAAATCGCCGAGTCTACCATCATGTTTTTAAAAGCCAAATTTCCTGGCCACTCCATGGATGTCATATCGAATAAAATGAAAACCGTCGAAAGCCTCGAATCGATGAAAAAGCTGCAAAAAGACTTAGTTCAAGCTGAAACGTGGACGGAAGTGAAGGAATTGTTGGAATAGCGTTGATGCATGCAAATGGGAGGGGATCTCCGCGAAATCTGGGGTCTAGCATTGCGTCTCAGTACACAAAAAAACGTACCGATCATTTATCGGTACGTTGTATCGTTTAGCACGTTTTTTGACGAGGTGGGCGATGAACGTTGCGTCGTAAACTGTTTCGTGATCGGATTGTAATAGAAGATCTTTTCTTGCTGTTCTCCGCGGAACTGGATATCCACTCGGTATTCAATAATCGGGATGCAATAAAGGATCGCGTGTTCAAGGGCAGGTTCAATTTGGACGTCATATTTATTTTTAATATCAAGCAGTTGTTTGTCGCGCTCAAGGGCAATGGCGTTCGTTTTCGCTTCAATGTCTTTCTTTTTCTCTTCTGTTAGGCCTTTTCGCGAAGCTCTCTTTTTGTTTTCTTCCATTAACTCTGTATAGTATTCTTTGATGCGATCAATATCTTGTTGGAATTCTTGATCCTCCAGGCGGGTGTTCTTTTCATTTTCCGCTTGCTGCTGAACGTTGGCCATGGCGACTTCAAATCCGTGTTGAAGATCGAATGTTTTCGGAAAAGGTAGATTGTACAGGGGTGCCTGCTGATAAATGATGCGGTTTTGTTGTTCTTGAATCGTATGATCAACTTGATCGGTCAATAAATTCACCCATATTTCTTTCGGAGACGCTTCTTTTTGATCGGAAATATAAAAAACCTTAAACTGAAACATCTCCCAGGCGCCCATGATCTGCCGTTCTTCAGTAATCGTCATTTTCCCCGCCTCATCCGGCATGCTTTGTTGGATTTTCTTGAGCGGGTTCGCGAGTTCGAGACGTTCAATCTCTACAAAACGAACGGTGCTTTTTGCTTTTTCGCTTGCCAGCTCTAACAATTGATCCAAAAAGTAGCTCCCAAAGGTGACAAACTCCGCTTCAGGTTTTTCCTGGCTGACTTCAAAATCGAATGCAAGCGTCAAATCGGTTCGACCTTGAAAATAATTTTTATATTCTTCGGGAATGAGCACCTGGCAGAGGGCATATTCCTCGGGGATCACGACGCCGCCCAACGTTTCAACCACTTCCGAAACATATTTTTGCAGCTCCAAGTTACTCCCTCCCTAAAATAAGTGCTTGTCCAACTTTTTGATTTTGTTGAGCTGTTCTTTGTTCTGCAACATTTGCTCGCCGATGGCATCCATTTCTCGTTCCATTGTG belongs to Salicibibacter cibi and includes:
- a CDS encoding universal stress protein; translated protein: MYKQILAVVDGSEQSNQALKKASRTAERHGAGLVIGHVLDTRSFSRASPYGDSLWNEIQKSADELLENSKKQAETFGVKNVQTVVSSGNPRVEIPERFVDEYGVDLLVVGGSGLNTVERILVGSVTEACVRRSSSDVLTVKDESEENSYRNILVAVDGSEQSEQALEKAINVAKTHGATLKIAHVVEVQGGPYTYDFLVMQRIEESDKDTEQKEMLEKYKQKAEEQGVEDVETILHYGNPRLEVPNTLTVQNDIDLLVTAATGRGALKRFFTGSVAHASIHHTPADILTVRT
- the ggt gene encoding gamma-glutamyltransferase, which encodes MVQYTDQFAATGRPVAEGARGAVTSPHYLATQAGKKILEKDGHAVDAAIAVNSVLCVVLPHMSGLGGDLFSLVWDQSENKVQALNGSGSSGSQVTRSVYIQKDLDKIPERGPLSANTVPGTVDAWWALHQCYGKVEWAALFEDAIYYAENGFPLTEKTSKFIAEKADILSAYPETKKTFFVNGSPIQAGEIFVQPDLAWSFKQIARDGRKAFYEGVIADKIIASLEKHGGLLVKKDFEDHQVDWEDPISTNYRGYDVYQVKPNTQGIAVLMMFNMLESYDMTSIGDGTTDYYHLLAETAKLKFRYRDEWVTDSRSITIPYDLLLSKSLSKKVRTHLSWEEVYSLDDLEELPEIQGSRDTVYLSVADGEGNGVSLIQSIYHEFGSGFIPEGSGILLQNRGSYFSLKEDHINTLEPNKRTFHTIIPAMALKDGKLFMLFGSMGGEGQPQTQCALFTRVVDFGYNMQQAIEAPRWLYGKTWGADSTTLKLEERISAKTMDELIDRGHTVEKVEAYSQLMGHAQGIVVDHDRGVYAAGADPRGDGIALSW
- a CDS encoding L-lactate permease translates to MESNLPVDLLHWSLAIAPMILLLLMLVVFRWSGGTSGWIAMGIAASLSIFIFQAPFDNVAVGFGKGLWEAFYILLVVWTALLLYRTTEQSGSFKVIRHEIQNYSENYLFLVLGFGWVFSSFLQGVAGFGAPIAIVAPLLVGIGVKPIPAIVIPLIGHAWGKMFGTLALGWIATTNVVHIENQVLTLFYTGVLLWIPIAIGGFMICWIFAKGKGIKEGWIAVVVISLIQGGGQLALVTVTPELSAFIPATLALGALFLLGRMKRYSQKTGLEKETTILKEMDDDEEGKPDISLHKAFMPYYVLSVISIIGIGITPVQDFLNQFSFGFSFPAVETGYGFGVEAEEAYNPMAPFTHPAFFLLLSSVFAYIWYKYLGLMKKGSIKNISTGVKNEALGATFSLTGFLAMAMIMENSGQTNVIAFGIAEVSTPAVYVGMANVIGIVGAFMTSSNTSSNVLFSPLHGAVVDSMERLSLPLVIAAQSTGGAIGNVIAPANVILGTSTTGAQGRESEVYRSAFAFLLIVGVIVSAVSILFHLLFG
- a CDS encoding L-lactate permease; the protein is MENHLPVDLLHWSLAIAPMILLLLMLAVFKWSGGISGWIAMGVATLVSFFIFQAPLENVAVGFGKGIWEAFYILLVIWTALLLYHTTERSGSFRVIRHEIQSYSENYLFLVLGFGWVFASFLQGVAGFGVPVVVVAPLLIGIGVKPIAAIVIPLIGHAWANTFGTLGVAWIATTNVVHIENQVLTLLYTGILLWIPNIIAGFAICWIFAKGRGIKEGWIAVVVISLIHGGGQLAIVTFNPELSAFIPATLAIGALFLLEKRTERYSRKTGLEKETTILKKMDEEEKDKPAISLHQAFMPYYVLSVSTVIMLGITPMQDFLNQFSFGFSFPAVETGYGFQVEAQEAYNPMAPLTHPAFFLLLSSAFAYIWYKYLGLMEKEAKKNIVTGAKNNALGATFAITGFMTMAMIMENSGQTNVIAFGIAEVSSPAVYTAIASVIGIVGSFMTSSNTSSNVLFAPLHGAVADSMERLSFPLVIATQSAGGAIGNIIAPANVILGTSTAGAQGREAEVYRITIVFVFVVGVTVSTAVVLLHFIFG
- a CDS encoding universal stress protein, translated to MYKQILVVVDGSEQSDQALEKASRTAERYGAGLVIGHVIDTRSFPKLSLYGDNLWDEIKKSADELVENSKKQAEALGIKDIQTIVKSGNPRVEIPKTLVDEYDADLLVAGGSGLNTTERILVGSVTEASVRRSASDVLTVKGEADATLYRNILVAVDGSEQSEQALAKAIDVAKIAEATLKIAHVVEVQGGPYTYGALEMQKHESDGEAPDKDTEQQEMLGKYKRKAEDEGVKDVETILYYGNPRTEIPRTLTVENDIDLLVTAATGRGAMKRLFTGSVAHASVHHAPSDILTVRNG
- a CDS encoding helix-turn-helix domain-containing protein, translating into MTRADLASYLGTTPETISRRLSVLEDQGVIQQLTNKQIKILDMNGLLLI
- a CDS encoding prenyltransferase, with product MAQLFGYKEMSDAYIYHATWFRMIRPPTLTGSIMSVTAGTLLAAQYVEINILLFIVLIVTSLLIQAAVNMLNDYFDYMKGQEEGKWEALKNTATLRGPHYAQVPYVSIALTMLVSALTLWLASKSSFWIIPIGVVGLMIGYCYSAGKRSLSSLGLMILTNNIRDIQKDSTTRRTVPIRIGKRNAIRLLIAILAAAYTSSLLIFQSLLVIASLLVAIALVRHFYVSDGFSPINLAAFHHAAHSLILILTMVFQFQ
- a CDS encoding Rpn family recombination-promoting nuclease/putative transposase; amino-acid sequence: MRPKLLKRVSLDRLMDLKVDYAFKQLFGSEKNKEITVVFLNAVLQRNEHHRIKEIAFANVENAADYEEDKESRLDIVAVTDANEWINIEIQFSNKYDMVKRSLYYWSGLYQKQLTRRMSYTQLQPVIAINIMNFDLFKEMDRFHTSYRLYEDHDHTLLTDVMEFHFLEMPKLIRAWKEDKLDPWNDMLARWLLLLGIVDHRKNKVYEDIYKKLEEIAMEDETLRNAFQDWETLSASQEEWLAYEGRLKRVLDDESARIDSEIREKEARKEGEKEGRQEGHKEGRHEGRQEEIAESTIMFLKAKFPGHSMDVISNKMKTVESLESMKKLQKDLVQAETWTEVKELLE